One window from the genome of Entelurus aequoreus isolate RoL-2023_Sb linkage group LG04, RoL_Eaeq_v1.1, whole genome shotgun sequence encodes:
- the LOC133647700 gene encoding protocadherin beta-16-like encodes MRRQVLFISIFCISCVIGQVTYSIPEEMAKGSLIGNIARDLGLDVKRLRAGKARIYTGDSAQYIELNRERGVLLIKEKIDREMLCRQTTPCALHFQITLENPLELFPITVEITDINDNAPLFQKDERTFEISESAVVGSKFMLEKAFDPDIGLNGLQRYTLTPSDSFTLKLHSQSDGGKKVEMVLQKPLDREKQEHVALVLTAEDGGEPQLSGTMQIHINVLDINDNAPVFSKAAYKASITENSAIGTLITKVSASDADKGANGDVVYVIGNSMDTASRLFHINGDGDVTLNGAIDYEKEKIYHVDIEAIDQGGLSDSSKIIIDVIDVNDNSPIVNMISSSGSVPEDASLKTVIALMSVSDPDSDANGQVHCAIGENIPFAIKTTSNNFYSLVTDSELDRERSSEYNITVMCSDDGVPSLSSSVTLTLHISDVNDNAPVFERSSYEASIVENNIPGLSIFTVKARDADWNQNARLSYMLEDSSVNGVPVSSYVSVSADSGVIHAVRSFDYEHLKEFHFRVRAQDGGSPPLSSNVSVRVLIQDQNDNAPQVLYPVQTGGSVLAEMVPRSADAGYLVTKVVAVDVDSGQNAWLSYKVHKATDRALFEVGLHNGEIRTVRQVTDKDAVKQRLSVLVEDNGQPSRSATVIVNVAVADSFPEVLSEFTDFSMHDKEYNDKLTFYLVLALAVVSFLFITCLLLIISVKVYRWRQSRVLYHSNLPVIPYYPPRYSDTLGTGTLQHVYNYEVCRTTDSRKSDFKLDGAASHNVLVMDPSSTGTMQKIHSERNILDEPDSPLEVGHLCFI; translated from the coding sequence ATGAGACGGCAAGTATTGTTCATCTCCATCTTCTGCATCAGCTGCGTGATAGGGCAGGTCACCTACTCCATACCAGAGGAAATGGCAAAAGGGTCTTTAATCGGCAACATAGCCCGAGATTTGGGCTTGGACGTCAAGAGGCTGAGGGCGGGCAAAGCGCGCATTTACACGGGAGACAGCGCTCAGTACATCGAGCTGAACAGAGAACGAGGGGTCCTCCTTATCAAGGAAAAAATAGACAGGGAGATGTTGTGCAGGCAGACGACGCCCTGCGCGCTGCATTTCCAAATCACGCTTGAAAACCCGCTGGAATTGTTCCCCATCACTGTGGAAATCACGGACATAAACGACAATGCGCCACTGTTCCAGAAAGATGAAAGGACATTTGAAATCAGCGAATCTGCCGTGGTGGGCTCCAAATTCATGCTGGAGAAAGCGTTCGATCCTGATATAGGACTGAATGGTCTTCAGCGGTACACGCTGACGCCGAGTGACAGCTTTACGCTCAAATTGCACAGTCAGTCAGACGGCGGTAAAAAGGTGGAAATGGTGCTGCAGAAGCCGCTTGACAGAGAGAAACAGGAGCACGTAGCTTTGGTGTTGACCGCCGAGGACGGAGGAGAACCGCAGCTGAGTGGAACCATGCAGATACACATCAATGTTCTCGATATAAACGACAATGCGCCAGTATTCAGCAAGGCCGCGTACAAAGCGAGCATCACGGAGAACTCCGCCATTGGAACACTCATCACTAAAGTGAGCGCGTCGGACGCGGACAAGGGCGCGAACGGAGATGTGGTGTATGTGATAGGAAACAGCATGGACACTGCGTCCAGGTTATTTCACATTAACGGCGACGGCGACGTCACACTGAATGGCGCAATAGATTATGAAAAAGAGAAAATATACCACGTGGACATAGAGGCTATTGATCAAGGGGGGTTGTCTGATTCCAGTAAAATAATTATTGATGTGATTGATGTGAACGACAACAGCCCCATTGTCAATATGATTTCATCATCTGGCTCTGTGCCGGAAGATGCCAGCCTTAAAACTGTCATAGCTTTAATGAGTGTCAGCGACCCGGATTCTGATGCTAATGGTCAGGTCCACTGTGCGATAGGTGAAAATATACCTTTTGCTATTAAAACGACGTCTAATAATTTCTACAGTTTAGTGACAGACAGTGAATTAGACCGAGAGAGGTCGAGTGAGTATAACATCACAGTGATGTGCTCTGATGACGGAGTGCCCTCCCTCTCCAGCAGCGTCACTCTCACCTTACACATCTCAGATGTGAACGACAACGCACCTGTCTTTGAGAGGAGCTCATATGAGGCCTCCATTGTAGAAAACAACATTCCAGGTCTTTCTATATTCACAGTGAAAGCCAGAGACGCTGACTGGAACCAGAACGCTCGCCTCTCTTACATGCTGGAGGACTCCTCTGTTAACGGAGTGCCAGTCTCCTCATATGTGTCTGTTAGTGCTGATAGTGGAGTCATCCATGCAGTGCGCTCTTTTGACTACGAGCACCTGAAAGAGTTTCATTTCCGCGTCAGAGCTCAGGATGGAGGTTCTCCTCCCCTCAGCAGCAACGTGAGCGTCCGCGTCCTGATCCAGGACCAGAACGACAACGCCCCCCAGGTCCTGTACCCGGTCCAGACGGGCGGCTCGGTGCTGGCTGAAATGGTGCCTCGTTCAGCAGATGCGGGCTATCTGGTGACTAAAGTGGTGGCTGTTGATGTGGACTCTGGACAGAACGCCTGGCTCTCCTATAAAGTGCACAAAGCCACAGACAGGGCGCTGTTTGAAGTGGGCCTACACAATGGAGAAATAAGAACTGTCCGCCAAGTCACTGATAAAGATGCTGTCAAACAAAGACTGAGTGTTCTAGTGGAGGACAACGGGCAGCCCTCTCGTTCAGCTACAGTCATTGTTAACGTGGCGGTGGCGGACAGCTTCCCTGAAGTGCTGTCAGAGTTCACTGACTTTAGCATGCACGACAAGGAGTACAATGACAAGCTGACTTTTTACTTAGTCTTGGctttggctgtagtctccttcctCTTCATCACCTGCTTGCTGCTCATCATATCAGTCAAAGTGTACAGGTGGAGACAGTCTCGCGTCCTGTACCACTCCAACCTCCCTGTCATTCCATATTATCCACCACGTTACTCAGACACTTTGGGGACAGGGACTCTCCAACACGTGTACAATTACGAGGTGTGCAGGACCACCGACTCCAGGAAAAGTGACTTTAAGTTGGACGGAGCTGCTAGTCACAACGTGCTGGTGATGGACCCCAGTTCTACAGGAACCATGCAGAAGATACACAGTGAAAGGAACATCCTGGATGAACCTGACTCTCCTCTAGAGGTTGGTCACTTGTGTTTTATTTGA
- the LOC133648064 gene encoding protocadherin beta-16-like gives MTRQVLLLILITSFLSVLGQVSYSIPEELEKGSLVSNVAQDLGLDLKRLKSGRARIHSGDSTEYIELEKERGLLLVKERIDRETLCGDTTLCALHLQMILENPMELFRITIEITDINDNSPSFESSSKRFEISESAIIGSKFVLEEAIDADIGANGLQSYSLSPTDNFHLKIANQADGSKKVEMILQKHLDREQQEQISLLLTAFDGGQPRRSGTMQINVHVLDANDNAPVFTKSSYKATISENAPKGTSVITVSASDKDSGSNGKISYLISKNKLRLSDLFQINSATGEVILLGDIDYERAKLLQVNIEAVDNGGLSDSSKIMIDIIDVNDNSPQMKILSKSDSISEDSAENTVVTMLSVNDPDSGSNGEVKCKIDEDIPFKIEKSINGFYSLMTEVALDRELASQYNITVMCSDEGVPSLSSSVTLTLHISDVNDNAPVFERSSYEASIVENNTPGLSIFTVKARDADWNQNARLSYMLEDSSVNGVPVSSYVSVSADSGVIHAVRSFDYEHLIEFHFRVRAQDGGSPPLSSNVSVRILIQDQNDNAPQVLYPVQTGGSVLAEMVPRSADVGYLVTKVVAVDVDSGQNAWLSYKVHKATDRALFEVGLHNGEIRTVRQVTDKDAVKQRLSVLVEDNGQPSRSATVIVNVAVADSFPEVLSEFTDFSMHDKEYNDKLTFYLVLALAVVSFLFITCLLLIISVKVYRWRQSRVLYHSNLPVIPYYPPRYSDTLGTGTLQHVYNYEVCRTTDSRKSDFKLDRAASHNVLVMDPSSTGTMQKIHSERNILDEPDSPLEVGHLCLI, from the coding sequence ATGACGCGTCAAGTTCTGTTGCTCATCTTGATCACCTCTTTCTTGTCCGTGCTCGGCCAAGTCAGCTACTCGATCCCGGAGGAACTGGAGAAAGGATCTTTGGTGTCTAACGTGGCTCAGGATTTAGGTTTGGACCTGAAAAGACTGAAATCAGGGCGAGCTCGGATCCATTCAGGAGACAGCACGGAATATATCGAGCTGGAGAAAGAAAGGGGGCTCCTCCTTGTGAAGGAGAGGATAGACAGAGAGACGCTGTGTGGTGACACGACGCTCTGTGCTTTGCATTTGCAGATGATTTTGGAAAATCCCATGGAATTATTTCGTATTACTATTGAAATCACGGACATTAATGACAATTCTCCCAGCTTCGAATCCAGCAGCAAACGCTTTGAAATCAGCGAGTCCGCCATTATCGGCTCTAAATTTGTGCTAGAGGAAGCAATCGACGCTGATATCGGTGCAAATGGTCTGCAAAGCTACTCACTGAGTCCAACTGATAATTTTCATCTTAAAATAGCAAATCAAGCAGACGGTAGTAAAAAGGTGGAGATGATACTGCAGAAGCATCTAGATAGAGAGCAGCAGGAGCAGATTTCATTGTTATTAACAGCCTTTGATGGAGGACAACCACGCAGGTCAGGAACAATGCAGATTAATGTGCATGTGTTAGATGCAAATGATAACGCTCCAGTGTTCACTAAATCTTCATATAAGGCAACTATTAGTGAAAATGCACCTAAAGGAACCAGTGTGATAACTGTTAGTGCATCTGACAAAGACAGTGGCTCTAATGGGAAAATATCTTATTTAATATCAAAAAACAAGCTAAGGTTATCAGACCTATTTCAGATAAATAGTGCAACTGGAGAGGTTATTTTATTAGGTGACATTGATTATGAGCGAGCTAAATTATTACAAGTAAATATTGAAGCTGTAGACAATGGAGGACTGTCTGATTCCAGTAAGATCATGATTGATATCATTGATGTTAATGACAACAGTCCTCAAATGAAAATACTTTCTAAATCAGATTCTATTTCTGAGGACTCTGCGGAGAATACTGTTGTTACTATGTTAAGTGTTAATGACCCAGACTCTGGCAGCAATGGAGAAGTTAAGTGTAAAATTGACGAAGATATTCCGTTTAAAATAGAAAAAAGCATAAATGGATTTTATAGTTTAATGACAGAAGTAGCTTTGGATAGAGAATTAGCATCTCAGTATAACATCACAGTGATGTGCTCTGATGAGGGAGTGCCCTCCCTCTCCAGCAGCGTCACTCTCACCTTACACATCTCAGATGTGAACGACAACGCACCTGTCTTTGAGAGGAGCTCATATGAGGCCTCCATTGTAGAAAACAACACTCCAGGTCTTTCTATATTCACAGTGAAAGCCAGAGACGCTGACTGGAACCAGAACGCTCGCCTCTCTTACATGCTGGAGGACTCCTCTGTTAACGGAGTGCCAGTCTCCTCATATGTGTCTGTTAGTGCTGATAGTGGAGTCATCCATGCAGTGCGCTCTTTTGACTACGAGCACCTGATAGAGTTTCATTTCCGCGTCAGAGCTCAGGATGGAGGTTCTCCTCCTCTCAGCAGCAACGTGAGCGTTCGCATCCTGATCCAGGACCAGAACGACAACGCCCCCCAGGTCCTGTACCCGGTCCAGACGGGCGGCTCGGTGCTGGCTGAAATGGTGCCTCGTTCAGCAGATGTGGGCTACCTGGTGACTAAAGTGGTGGCTGTTGATGTGGACTCTGGACAGAACGCCTGGCTCTCCTATAAAGTGCACAAAGCCACAGACAGGGCGCTGTTTGAAGTGGGCCTACACAATGGAGAAATAAGAACTGTCCGCCAAGTCACTGATAAAGATGCTGTCAAACAAAGACTGAGTGTTCTAGTGGAGGACAACGGGCAGCCCTCTCGTTCAGCTACAGTCATTGTTAACGTGGCGGTGGCGGACAGCTTCCCTGAAGTGCTGTCAGAGTTCACTGACTTTAGCATGCACGACAAGGAGTACAATGACAAGCTGACTTTTTACTTAGTCTTGGctttggctgtagtctccttcctCTTCATCACCTGCTTGCTGCTCATCATATCAGTCAAAGTGTACAGGTGGAGACAGTCTCGCGTCCTCTACCACTCCAACCTCCCTGTCATTCCATATTATCCACCACGTTACTCAGACACTTTGGGGACAGGGACTCTCCAACACGTGTACAATTACGAGGTGTGCAGGACCACCGACTCCAGGAAAAGTGACTTTAAGTTGGACAGAGCTGCTAGTCACAACGTGCTGGTGATGGACCCCAGTTCTACAGGAACCATGCAGAAGATACACAGTGAAAGGAACATCCTGGATGAACCTGACTCTCCTCTAGAGGTTGGTCACTTGTGTTTAATATGA
- the LOC133648063 gene encoding protocadherin beta-16-like, whose translation MRRQVLLFLSALCLSYVLGQVSYSIPEEMSKGSVVGNVVHDLGLDLKRMRSGKARVYTGRSVEYIGLNRERGVLLVQERIDREALCGENTPCALHFQLILENPMELFRVTVEITDINDNTPSFTNAEKRVEISESVVIGSKFILEKAIDLDIGMNGLQQYTLTPTDNFALKLENEADGSKKVEMVLQKPLDREKQNDIRLLLTASDGGEPRLSGTVQIFVHVLDANDNAPTFEKRIYKCKILENAAKGTSVTTVSASDKDIGANGDVSYLISPSKRFLADIFNINSQTGVITLVGDIDHEKVTSYQIDVEVVDTGGLSDSSKVVVDVVDVNDNSPHINTVSKSDSVLEDSPPNTVIAMLSVNDPDSENNGKVECVIDDNTPFKIQSSLNGFYTLVTEVDLDRERSSEYNITVMCSDEGVPSLSSSVTLTLHISDVNDNAPVFERSSYEASIGENNTPGLSIFTVKARDADWNQNARLSYMLEDSSVNGVPVSSYVSVSADSGVIHAVRSFDYEHLKEFHFRVRAQDGGSPPLSSNVSVRVLIQDQNDNAPQVLYPVQTGGSVLAEMVPRSADVGYLVTKVVAVDVDSGQNAWLSYKVHKATDRALFEVGLHNGEIRTVRQVTDKDAVKQRLSVLVEDNGQPSRSATVIVNVAVADSFPEVLSEFTDFSMHDKEYNDKLTFYLVLALAVVSFLFITCLLLIISVKVYRWRQSRVLYHSNLPVIPYYPPRYSDTLGTGTLQHVYNYEVCRTTDSRKSDFKLDGAASHNVLVMDPSSTGTMQKIHSERNILDEPDSPLEVGH comes from the coding sequence ATGAGACGGCAAGTACTGTTGTTTCTCTCGGCTTTGTGCCTTTCATATGTGCTGGGCCAGGTCAGCTATTCCATCCCTGAAGAAATGTCCAAAGGCTCCGTGGTTGGTAACGTAGTGCATGATTTAGGTCTAGATCTTAAGAGGATGAGATCTGGCAAGGCTCGTGTGTATACCGGCCGCAGTGTGGAGTACATTGGCCTGAATAGAGAAAGAGGAGTCCTCCTTGTACAAGAGAGGATAGACAGGGAGGCTTTGTGTGGAGAGAACACGCCGTGTGCTTTGCATTTCCAGCTCATTTTGGAGAATCCAATGGAGCTGTTCCGTGTTACAGTGGAGATCACTGACATAAACGACAACACGCCCAGTTTTACCAACGCTGAAAAGCGTGTTGAAATCAGTGAGTCTGTCGTCATAGGATCCAAATTCATACTAGAGAAAGCCATCGATTTGGACATCGGCATGAACGGCTTACAGCAATACACACTCACCCCCACTGACAACTTTGCCTTGAAATTAGAGAATGAGGCAGATGGAAGTAAGAAGGTAGAAATGGTGCTGCAGAAGCCTCTCGATCGAGAAAAGCAGAATGATATAAGACTTTTGCTGACTGCTAGTGATGGAGGCGAGCCGCGCCTGTCAGGCACCGTGCAGATATTTGTTCATGTACTCGACGCCAATGACAACGCACCCACATTCGAAAAACGTATTTATAAATGCAAAATACTTGAAAATGCTGCCAAGGGAACAAGTGTAACAACTGTGAGTGCTTCTGATAAAGACATTGGCGCAAATGGAGACGTATCATATCTAATATCTCCAAGCAAACGATTTTTAGCGGATATTTTTAATATTAACTCCCAAACAGGCGTGATCACCCTCGTAGGTGACATAGACCATGAAAAGGTGACGTCCTATCAAATCGACGTGGAAGTGGTGGACACGGGAGGTCTGTCTGACTCATCGAAGGTGGTGGTTGACGTGGTCGATGTGAACGACAACAGCCCTCACATTAATACTGTTTCTAAATCAGACTCAGTATTAGAAGACTCGCCTCCTAACACTGTTATTGCAATGTTAAGTGTGAACGATCCAGATTCTGAAAATAATGGGAAGGTAGAGTGTGTCATTGATGATAACACTCCCTTTAAAATACAATCTTCATTGAATGGATTTTATACTTTGGTTACAGAGGTAGATTTAGACCGAGAGAGGTCGAGTGAGTATAACATCACAGTGATGTGCTCTGATGAGGGAGTGCCCTCCCTCTCCAGCAGCGTCACTCTCACCTTACACATCTCAGATGTGAACGACAACGCACCTGTCTTTGAGAGGAGCTCATATGAGGCCTCCATTGGAGAAAACAACACTCCAGGTCTTTCTATATTCACAGTGAAAGCCAGAGACGCTGACTGGAACCAGAACGCTCGCCTCTCTTACATGCTGGAGGACTCCTCTGTTAACGGAGTGCCAGTCTCCTCATATGTGTCTGTTAGTGCTGATAGTGGAGTCATCCATGCAGTGCGCTCTTTTGACTACGAGCACCTGAAAGAGTTTCATTTCCGCGTCAGAGCTCAGGATGGAGGTTCTCCTCCTCTCAGCAGCAACGTGAGCGTCCGCGTCCTGATCCAGGACCAGAACGACAACGCCCCCCAGGTCCTGTACCCGGTCCAGACGGGCGGCTCGGTGCTGGCTGAAATGGTGCCTCGTTCAGCAGATGTGGGCTACCTGGTGACTAAAGTGGTGGCTGTTGATGTGGACTCTGGACAGAACGCCTGGCTCTCCTATAAAGTGCACAAAGCCACAGACAGGGCGCTGTTTGAAGTGGGCCTACACAATGGAGAAATAAGAACTGTCCGCCAAGTCACTGATAAAGATGCTGTCAAACAAAGACTGAGTGTTCTAGTGGAGGACAACGGGCAGCCCTCTCGTTCAGCTACAGTCATTGTTAACGTGGCGGTGGCGGACAGCTTCCCTGAAGTGTTGTCAGAGTTCACTGACTTTAGCATGCACGACAAGGAGTACAATGACAAGCTGACTTTTTACTTAGTCTTGGctttggctgtagtctccttcctCTTCATCACCTGCTTGCTGCTCATCATATCAGTCAAAGTGTACAGGTGGAGACAGTCTCGCGTCCTGTACCACTCCAACCTCCCTGTCATTCCATATTATCCACCACGTTACTCAGACACTTTGGGGACAGGGACTCTCCAACACGTGTACAATTACGAGGTGTGCAGGACCACCGACTCCAGGAAAAGTGACTTTAAGTTGGACGGAGCTGCTAGTCACAACGTGCTGGTGATGGACCCCAGTTCTACAGGAACCATGCAGAAGATACACAGTGAAAGGAACATCCTGGATGAACCTGACTCTCCTCTAGAGGTTGGTCACTAA
- the LOC133648062 gene encoding protocadherin beta-16-like, producing MDFKTMTRQVLLLILITSFLSVLGQVSYSIPEELEKGSLVSNVAQDLGLDLKRLKSGRARIHSGDSREYIELEKERGLLLVKERIDRETLCGETTLCALHLQMILENPMELFRITIEITDINDNPPTFASSSKRFEISESAIIGSKFVLEKAIDADIGANGLQSYSLSPTDNFILKIANQADGRKKVEMILQKHLDREQQEQISLLLTAFDGGQPRRSGTMQINVHVLDINDNAPVFTKSSYKATISENAPKGTSVITVSASDKDSGSNGKISYLISQNTLRLSEVFQINSDTGEVILTGDIDYERAKVLEIDIEAVDNGGLSDSSKIMIDIIDVNDNSPQIKILSKSDSISEDSAENTVVTMLSVNDPDSGSNGEVKCKINEDIPFKIENNMNGFYSLMTEVALDRELASQYNITVMCSDEGVPSLSSSVTLTLHISDVNDNAPVFERSSYEASIVENNTPGLSIFTVKARDADWNQNARLSYMLEDSSVNGVPVSSYVSVSADSGVIHAVRSLDYEHLKEFHFRVRAQDGGSPPLSSNVSVRVLIQDQNDNAPQVLYPVQTGGSVLAEMVPRSADVGYLVTKVVAVDVDSGQNAWLSYKVHKATDRALFEVGLHNGEIRTVRQVTDKDAVKQRLSVLVEDNGQPSRSATVIVNVAVADSFPEVLSEFTDFSMHDKEYNDKLTFYLVLALAVVSFLFITCLLLIISVKVYRWRQSRVLYHSNLPVIPYYPPRYSDTLGTGTLQHVYNYEVCRTTDSRKSDFKLDGAGSHNVLVMDPSSTGTMQKIHSERNILDEPDSPFEVGHFCFALTKQ from the coding sequence ATGGATTTTAAGACAATGACGCGTCAAGTTCTGTTGCTCATCTTGATCACCTCTTTCTTGTCCGTGCTCGGCCAAGTCAGCTACTCGATCCCGGAGGAACTGGAGAAAGGATCTTTGGTGTCTAACGTGGCTCAGGATTTAGGTTTGGACCTGAAAAGACTGAAATCAGGGCGAGCTCGGATCCATTCAGGAGACAGCAGGGAATATATCGAGCTGGAGAAAGAAAGGGGGCTCCTCCTTGTGAAGGAGAGGATAGACAGAGAGACGCTGTGTGGTGAGACGACGCTCTGTGCTTTGCATTTGCAGATGATTTTGGAAAATCCCATGGAATTGTTTCGTATTACTATTGAAATCACGGACATTAATGACAATCCCCCCACTTTTGCGTCCAGCAGCAAACGCTTTGAAATCAGCGAGTCCGCCATTATCGGCTCTAAATTTGTGCTGGAAAAAGCAATCGACGCTGATATCGGTGCAAATGGTCTGCAAAGCTACTCACTGAGTCCAACTGATAATTTCATCCTTAAAATAGCAAATCAAGCAGATGGACGTAAGAAGGTGGAGATGATACTGCAGAAGCATCTAGATAGAGAGCAGCAGGAGCAGATTTCATTGTTATTAACAGCCTTTGATGGAGGACAACCACGCAGGTCAGGAACAATGCAGATTAATGTGCATGTGTTAGATATAAATGATAACGCTCCAGTGTTCACTAAATCTTCATATAAGGCAACTATTAGTGAAAATGCACCTAAAGGAACCAGTGTGATAACTGTTAGTGCATCTGACAAAGACAGTGGCTCCAATGGGAAAATATCTTATTTAATATCCCAAAACACGCTCAGACTATCTGAAGTTTTTCAGATAAATAGTGATACTGGAGAGGTTATTTTAACAGGTGATATTGATTATGAGCGAGCAAAAGTGTTAGAAATAGATATTGAAGCTGTAGACAATGGAGGACTGTCTGATTCCAGTAAGATCATGATTGATATCATTGATGTTAATGACAACAGTCCTCAAATAAAAATACTTTCTAAATCAGATTCCATTTCTGAGGACTCTGCGGAGAATACTGTTGTTACTATGTTAAGTGTTAATGACCCAGACTCTGGCAGCAATGGAGAAGTTAAGTGTAAAATTAATGAAGATATTCCATTTAAAATAGAAAACAACATGAATGGATTTTATAGTTTAATGACAGAAGTAGCTTTGGATAGAGAATTAGCATCTCAGTATAACATCACAGTGATGTGCTCTGATGAGGGAGTGCCCTCCCTCTCCAGCAGCGTCACTCTCACCTTACACATCTCAGATGTGAACGACAACGCACCTGTCTTTGAGAGGAGCTCATATGAGGCCTCCATTGTAGAAAACAACACTCCAGGTCTTTCTATATTCACAGTGAAAGCCAGAGACGCTGACTGGAACCAGAACGCTCGCCTCTCTTACATGCTGGAGGACTCCTCTGTTAACGGAGTGCCAGTCTCCTCATATGTGTCTGTTAGTGCTGATAGTGGAGTCATCCATGCAGTGCGCTCTTTGGACTACGAGCACCTGAAAGAGTTTCATTTCCGCGTCAGAGCTCAGGATGGAGGTTCTCCTCCTCTCAGCAGCAACGTGAGCGTCCGCGTCCTGATCCAGGACCAGAACGACAACGCCCCCCAGGTCCTGTACCCGGTCCAGACGGGCGGCTCGGTGCTGGCTGAAATGGTGCCTCGTTCAGCAGATGTGGGCTACCTGGTGACTAAAGTGGTGGCTGTTGATGTGGACTCTGGACAGAACGCCTGGCTCTCCTATAAAGTGCACAAAGCCACAGACAGGGCGCTGTTTGAAGTGGGCCTACACAATGGAGAAATAAGAACTGTCCGCCAAGTCACTGATAAAGATGCTGTCAAACAAAGACTGAGTGTTCTAGTGGAGGACAACGGGCAGCCCTCTCGTTCAGCTACAGTCATTGTTAACGTGGCGGTGGCGGACAGCTTCCCTGAAGTGCTGTCAGAGTTCACTGACTTTAGCATGCACGACAAGGAGTACAATGACAAGCTGACTTTTTACTTAGTCTTGGctttggctgtagtctccttcctCTTCATCACCTGCTTGCTGCTCATCATATCAGTCAAAGTGTACAGGTGGAGACAGTCTCGCGTCCTGTACCACTCCAACCTCCCTGTCATTCCATATTATCCACCACGTTACTCAGACACTTTGGGGACAGGGACTCTCCAACACGTGTACAATTACGAGGTGTGCAGGACCACAGACTCCAGGAAAAGTGACTTTAAGTTGGACGGAGCTGGTAGTCACAATGTGCTAGTAATGGACCCCAGTTCTACAGGAACCATGCAGAAGATACACAGTGAAAGGAACATCTTGGATGAACCCGACTCTCCTTTCGAGGTTGGTCACTTCTGTTTTGCATTAACTAAACAATAG